The nucleotide sequence TCTCGAGCAGGGTCGCCGAGGAGCGTTCGATAATATCGAGGTACTCCAGCTGCTGGGCATTCAGTCCGCTCTTTTTCAGCATGCCTGTAAAGCCGAGGATCCCGTTCATCGGGGTACGGATCTCATGGGACATATTGGCCAGGAACGTCGCCTGGGCTTCTTCGGCTTTCTCGGCCTGGATACGCGCCTCCTCCAGCTCGGTGACGTCGTTGAAGGAGCAGAAGATGTACTCATCGTTTTCGAACTTCACCTGTCTCGCCCTCACCGAAAACGTACGGACGGTCCCCTCCCGGTCCTCCATCAGCGCCTTGTGGATCCGGTTGGGTTCGTCCAGGAGCTTTTGGTACCACGACCGCCTTCCCCCCGCGCTGAGGAAACCCTCTTTGGGGATAAAGAGGGAATTGATGCAGCGCTTGGAGTTCATAAGGTCCTCGAGGTCGTCAAAGGGGAAGAGCCTGAAAAAGGTCTGGTTCACCTTTTCCGTGACGCCGTTGCGGATGATGAGAATGATGCTTTCGTCGTTGTTGAGCAGTTTCTGCGTAAAGGTATGCTCGCGTTTGTAGGCCAGCTGCGTCTCGATCAGGTCGGTGATGTCTTCACGGATCGCGAAAAACTCGGAGATCCTGTTGCGTTCATCGTGCAGGGGGATAATGGAGCTTTTGACGTAATAGTCGGTGCCGTCTTTGCGGCGGTTCGCAAAACTGCCGTGCCAGATCTGGCCCGCGGTAATCGTATTCCACATCTCCTCAAAGAGTGAATCGGGGGTATTCGGGCTGCGGACAATATTATGCGACTGCCCAATCAGTTCACCACGTGAGTAGCCGCTGATCCGTTCAAAGTTCGGGTTGACGTAGGTGATGATGCCGTTCCTGTCCGTTTTGGAAACGATCAAAACGTCATTGATACCGTCAATATGCTCCTGCAGGCTCCTTTTTGCCGCCGCCAGCGACCGGGACTGCTCTTCGAGTGCTTTCGTATTGTAATCGATGAGATGAAAAACGGCCTTTTCGCCGGCATTGACGGCCCGCTGCTGCTTCCGCCCGCCGAGCGGGCTGTCGAAACGCTGGTTCTGCGTCCCCTTTTCGCGCAGGAAAAGAATCGTTGAAGTGATGTTGAGCAGCTCCGCCCCCGACGCGGAGGAATAAAACTCCCCGTAGGTAAAAAATCCGCACGCGGGGGCAAAGGAGTCGATCTTGTCCAGTGCCACCTCAAGCTGCTTGCCCAGGAACTGTTTCCGGCCCGAACAGGAGTAGATGAATGCCGCCTGCAGCGTCTGTGCTTCGCTGGGGATCGTCTCCCCGGGGATGTAGCTGTTGACAAGATCGGCACTGCCGATGCCGAACTGTACACGGTCCCCTACGCTCAGATTGCCGGCATAGAGGACGCTCCCGTCTTCGAACGCCCCGATCATGGAACGGGCGATCGGGATCCCGCCGCTCTGCTTGATGAGGGGGAATCCCATTGCCGATGCGGGAAGCTCCCGGACGACGGCCTCTCCGAGTACCTCCCGGTAGAGTTCCGTCGTAGGCTGTCCGTCAATCGTATAGACACGGTTCTTCTTGGCGCGGGTGATCGTCATCTCTTTGCCGACCGGGCGCCACCCCATATTCAGATCCTGAAATACCTCCAGAGCCTCCCCGATGAGCGCGACACCGACCGCCCCGCCTTCAAAAACGCGCTCCTGGTGGATGGTATAGGTGTGCTTGAAGCGCAGCAGGTCGCCGGCCATACCGCCGGCAATCGGGATATTGTTGCAATTGGCGGCGCGGAAGGCCTCCAGAAAATCACTGCCGTGCTGAATGCCATCGGCAAAGGTAATGATGCAGCGTACCTCGTCTTTGCAGAGTGACTCTCCGAGCTTTTTCCCGAGAGAAAACGACTCCGTATCAACATCAGAGACGGCCAGGATGCGGCTCTTCTCGAAGACGGAAATTCCCAGCACCGTCTGCTTTTCCGTCATGACGCCTCCGACGATCTCCCCCACCGTCGATGCGCCGATCAGTGTGGCGCCGGGCAGCAGCGACAGCACCGTCGCCGCGATCCCGCTGACAGCCTCCCGCTCTTGAAGGGAAGAGAACATCTGCACGAGAATCGTCTTCGCATCAAAATCGATTCCCGTCTCGGCAAGCGCTAATTCAAGGCCCTTTTTGTCACTGTAAATATGGTTAAACTGTATCATTTATTGCGTTGTTTCTCAATGTGTCTTTTTATGTAGTGTCTCAATTGTATCACGAAGTGTAGGCATTTTCCTACAGTTTTCCCTGCTGCCTTTTAACTATAATCCGTCTCAAAGCTTCCGGGCCGTTCTGCCCGTACACGCCATTGAAGAAGGGGGTACCGATGAAAAAATTCAACAGCGGCGAATTCAAAACACTGCTCCAGGAGACGACGCGCCGGATCGAGGCCGCAGAGGACAACCGTCAGATCAATGCGGTCACCGAAACGCTCGTCACGACGCTGCTGGATTCGGAATTCGCCTCGCTCTGGGTCTTCGACGAGATGGAGGCATCCCTCAAACGCGCCCGTGAAGCGGACCAGGTATGCGAGCTTTCCATGCTTGACCAGCACGGTGTCCTGGCCAAAAGCTTCCTGACCCTGACCGGGGGGATCTACAACTACCTTGCCAGCGAGAAAGAGTATGCTCCGGAAACGGACAACCCCGACGAGATCAGGATGAAATCCAAGATCATCCTGCCGCTGATGAACGACGAACGCCTGCTGGGCATCGTCACGGCCTACTCCTCGGTCCGCCACAAACAGAACTTTGACGAGGACGACATGGAGATGCTCGAAGCGATCGCGCCCTTCCTCGTCAACGTCATCTACCGGATGTACCCGGAAAAGCAGACGGAGGAAGCCCCCGAAATCTATCTTAGCGAACGCCTTAAAGAGAGTTCGAATGCGATCAGCCGACAGGTCGAGGCGAATGAACGTGCACAGCCGACGGCGGCCGCACCGGATGAGACGCTTATGTTCCTGGCCAATACGGTCCACGATATCCGGACCCCGGCCAATGCGCTTTTCGGATTTCTGGAGCTGCTCGAAGGGCAGGTCGACAACGCCCGGCTGCTGCAGTATGTCCGCAACGCCAAAGAGAGCGCGCGCTTTATCAACGAGCTGACCACCTCCATCCTCGACCGTGTTTCGACCCAGCGTGAACGCACGCTCTCCGGGCCCGTTCGGATCACCCCGGCGAAGTTCTTTGCGGATATCGCCGATATCTTTTCGGCGAACATGTCGGACAAGGCGCTCTGCTACCTCGTCTATATCGATCCCGCACTTCCCAAGGAGATCAGCGTCGATGCCGCAAAGCTCAAACGGGTCGTCATGAACCTCATCGGCAACGCCTACAAATTCACCCCGACCGGGAAGTCCGTCGAGCTGGCCGTCGTGTACGACCAGAGTGCCGGTACGATGACCCTGGCGGTCACCGATACGGGAATCGGGATCGCCGAAGAGCACCAGCAGGCGATCTTTGAAGCCTTCAGACAGGCAACCGATGAAACGGCGTCCGCCTTCGGCGGTACCGGTCTCGGCCTCGCCATCAGCGCCCAGTACGTCCACGATCTCGGCGGAAAACTGGAACTGGAAAGCGAACCGGACAAAGGGAGCCGTTTCTTCTTCACACTGCCGCTGCAGGCCGTCAATACGCTCCCTTGCTTCGCCCCCGTCCAGAACCCGCAGAGCAAGATCGCCATCCTCATGGACGAGCCCAACCTGCCGACCAGCAAGAACATCATGCGCTACCTGCTGCGCATGGGGCTCCCGAAATCCAATATTGTCGCGATCCGTTCCGTCATCCAGGCGCCTTCCGACACCACCCACCTCATCGCTTTTCAGAGCAAATTCGATGAGCAGGTGGTCGATCATGCCAAAACGAACAGCCTGCCTCTGACGGTGATGGAGGAGCGCTTCCTCTCCATGACCAAAACGCAGAAAACGGCGGAGGTCGACGTCATCTCGCAGTACGGCTACTATGCGAGCAGGCTCCATGCCATGCTTTCAAGCCGCAGTATCCCCAAAGTGCTTGTCGCCGACGACGACCGCATCAACATCGAACTGATCAAGGCTATTCTCGAAGAGGAGTTCTGCACGATCGAAACGGCCCAGGACGGCCAGAGCGCCATCGACCTGCTCGCCAAAGGGATTCTGGAAAACCAGCCCTATACCCTGCTCCTTCTCGACAACCATATGCCGAAGATTTCGGGCAACGACGTCATCCGGGAGCTGCGGGCCATTGAAAAACAGCACGCCCTCCCTTCGGCCTATGCCGTCTCCATTTCGGGAGACCCGAAAGCCAGTGCTTCGGACAACCCCCACTTTGACGCCTATGTCGGGAAACCCTTCAACAAAAAAGAGATCAAAAAGGTGCTCAAAGCGGCATTGGCCGCGCGGGATTAGGATCGGCCGGGAAGAGGATACGTCTGGGGGAATGTCTTTCGCCCCAGGAACGAAAGCAGCTGCGTCTACAGTTGAAGCAGTCGGCGGACATTTTCTTTATAGACGGCCGGCAGGATAGGCTTTTTGAAATACGCATCGAAATAGGTATGGTCCTGCTCGAACTTCTGGGGATAGATCGTCAGCGCGGCAATGCGCGTCTGAGCGTTTTTGGCCTGCGCCGCCTTGGCGATCTCGATGCCCGTACCGTCAGGCAGGTTCATGTCCACGACCATGGCATCGTAATCGTTCTGCGCGATCTTCGCGAGCGCTTCATGGACGGAGTTCGCCGAATCGATCAGAATCTTCTGCTTGATCTCTTTGGAGAGGGCATCAATGACTGTCGATTCGAATTCGACGATAAATCCGATATCGTCCACGATCAGAATACGTTTGCTCATTGGGTATGCCTTGTAATTTTTTAGGCATTGTAGCGGAGCGGGCCGCTCCATTTCTGTAGGTATTTTCGTACAAAACGGATAGAGGCCGTCCGGAGAGTGCGTTCAGCCTATCTGGACGATCTCGTCGGCGCACCAGTTGGCCAGGTCGATCTCGTGGGTGATCAGGAGCATGCCGACCTCGCCCAGGTGGCGCAGCAGCAGCTGCATCACGTCGAGCTGGATGACGTTGTCCAGCGCGGAGGTCGGCTCGTCCAGCAGCAGCAGCTTCGGTTTCATCAGCAGTGCACGCAGAATGGAAGCGCGCTGCAGCTGTCCGCCGGAGAGCTCATGGGGGAGTTTGTGCAGGAGCGCCTCGTCCAGCCCCATATCGTCAAGGTAGCGTGCCATCCCCGCCGTATCGGCCACATCCTTGATCTGGTTGAGGATGGTATAGGTGGGATGGAAGGAGCTGTAGGGGTCCTGGAAGACCATGGAGGCCGGCAGTGCCTCGATTGTTCCCGACCGGGGACGGAGGTTGCCGAGGATGAGTTCGAAGAGGGTGCTCTTGCCCGCCCCGCTGGGACCGACGATCGCTTTGATCTCTCCCGTGTCAAGCGAGAGGGAGAAGTCATGATAGAGCGGCTTCTCCTGCGTGTAGCCGAAAGAGAGCCCCTCAACCCGTAATACCTGCATCAGCGGATCTGGCCGTTGCCGTAGATCTTGAACTTGTAGGTCGTCAGCCCCTCGATGCCCATCGGGCCGCGCGCATGCAGCTTGTTCGTGGAGATGCCGACCTCGGCACCGAAGCCGAAGGCGCCGCCGTCGGTGAAACGGGTCGATGCGTTGACGTAAACCGCCGCCGCGTCGACGGCATTGAGGAAATACTCCGCCGTCGTGTAGCTCTCCGTAATGATGGCTTCGGAGTGGCCCGACCCGAAACGGACGATATGCGCAACCGCCCCGTCAACCCCGTCAACCGTGCGGATGTTGAGGATGTTCGCCAGGTACTCCGTATCGAAATCCGCCTCCGTTGCTTCGG is from Sulfurimonas sp. HSL-1656 and encodes:
- a CDS encoding FIST N-terminal domain-containing protein, translating into MIQFNHIYSDKKGLELALAETGIDFDAKTILVQMFSSLQEREAVSGIAATVLSLLPGATLIGASTVGEIVGGVMTEKQTVLGISVFEKSRILAVSDVDTESFSLGKKLGESLCKDEVRCIITFADGIQHGSDFLEAFRAANCNNIPIAGGMAGDLLRFKHTYTIHQERVFEGGAVGVALIGEALEVFQDLNMGWRPVGKEMTITRAKKNRVYTIDGQPTTELYREVLGEAVVRELPASAMGFPLIKQSGGIPIARSMIGAFEDGSVLYAGNLSVGDRVQFGIGSADLVNSYIPGETIPSEAQTLQAAFIYSCSGRKQFLGKQLEVALDKIDSFAPACGFFTYGEFYSSASGAELLNITSTILFLREKGTQNQRFDSPLGGRKQQRAVNAGEKAVFHLIDYNTKALEEQSRSLAAAKRSLQEHIDGINDVLIVSKTDRNGIITYVNPNFERISGYSRGELIGQSHNIVRSPNTPDSLFEEMWNTITAGQIWHGSFANRRKDGTDYYVKSSIIPLHDERNRISEFFAIREDITDLIETQLAYKREHTFTQKLLNNDESIILIIRNGVTEKVNQTFFRLFPFDDLEDLMNSKRCINSLFIPKEGFLSAGGRRSWYQKLLDEPNRIHKALMEDREGTVRTFSVRARQVKFENDEYIFCSFNDVTELEEARIQAEKAEEAQATFLANMSHEIRTPMNGILGFTGMLKKSGLNAQQLEYLDIIERSSATLLEIINDVLDFSKIKSHHMVLEHIPVDLYAELNTAFSLMQPAALQKQLNYASRFDPEMDAVVLGDPTRLKQIIINLLSNAIKFTPASGEVQLRTEVLEIHPKEGQLVRFVVEDNGIGIQKEKQERIFSPFTQANESTTREFGGTGLGLSICASLVEAMGSELKLYSKEGKGTVFYFDLMLASYDAASNALTEADESEAAETGTEHAVNSGMKVLVAEDLEMNRLLVQLLLSQYGIDAVFVENGQEVLDKMEKEAFDLILMDVNMPVMNGLDATRRIRERLGSSVPIIALTANAMEGDREKFLQSGMNGYLTKPLEEKKLEAVLRQYS
- a CDS encoding ATP-binding protein, with translation MKKFNSGEFKTLLQETTRRIEAAEDNRQINAVTETLVTTLLDSEFASLWVFDEMEASLKRAREADQVCELSMLDQHGVLAKSFLTLTGGIYNYLASEKEYAPETDNPDEIRMKSKIILPLMNDERLLGIVTAYSSVRHKQNFDEDDMEMLEAIAPFLVNVIYRMYPEKQTEEAPEIYLSERLKESSNAISRQVEANERAQPTAAAPDETLMFLANTVHDIRTPANALFGFLELLEGQVDNARLLQYVRNAKESARFINELTTSILDRVSTQRERTLSGPVRITPAKFFADIADIFSANMSDKALCYLVYIDPALPKEISVDAAKLKRVVMNLIGNAYKFTPTGKSVELAVVYDQSAGTMTLAVTDTGIGIAEEHQQAIFEAFRQATDETASAFGGTGLGLAISAQYVHDLGGKLELESEPDKGSRFFFTLPLQAVNTLPCFAPVQNPQSKIAILMDEPNLPTSKNIMRYLLRMGLPKSNIVAIRSVIQAPSDTTHLIAFQSKFDEQVVDHAKTNSLPLTVMEERFLSMTKTQKTAEVDVISQYGYYASRLHAMLSSRSIPKVLVADDDRINIELIKAILEEEFCTIETAQDGQSAIDLLAKGILENQPYTLLLLDNHMPKISGNDVIRELRAIEKQHALPSAYAVSISGDPKASASDNPHFDAYVGKPFNKKEIKKVLKAALAARD
- a CDS encoding response regulator → MSKRILIVDDIGFIVEFESTVIDALSKEIKQKILIDSANSVHEALAKIAQNDYDAMVVDMNLPDGTGIEIAKAAQAKNAQTRIAALTIYPQKFEQDHTYFDAYFKKPILPAVYKENVRRLLQL
- a CDS encoding ATP-binding cassette domain-containing protein, producing MQVLRVEGLSFGYTQEKPLYHDFSLSLDTGEIKAIVGPSGAGKSTLFELILGNLRPRSGTIEALPASMVFQDPYSSFHPTYTILNQIKDVADTAGMARYLDDMGLDEALLHKLPHELSGGQLQRASILRALLMKPKLLLLDEPTSALDNVIQLDVMQLLLRHLGEVGMLLITHEIDLANWCADEIVQIG